A window of Candidatus Cloacimonadota bacterium contains these coding sequences:
- a CDS encoding TrkH family potassium uptake protein, with translation MTHQIEQKNSTLKFLQTLLFPLAFLFIIFILAEYFYHFIFPYSTIITNFALLFFVILNLYKIILFEADLDFLKKNFIDILAIVISILFHRQIIIFQFFIILRQAFILIDIIVTSEPALSLFARFKNHPAKMILLSFATVIIFGAIFLSLPMAASSGRSIGFTNAIFTSTSATCVTGLVVVDTGSVFSHFGKLIILLLLQIGGLGIMTFSTALILLFGKRMSAGGESLMHGIIDDVIHKNLNKLVRTILFTTLTFELIGAALLFIRFHTEFVSIKTALWYSLFHSVSAFCNAGFSFYADSFVRFRGNLIINFTIMGLIIAGGIGFSVLMDIKRIITHKKPLRFLTLHSKIVLTVTFFLIITGALLIFLFEYSQNFSRMPIRQGLLASLFQSVTARTAGFNTMDIGKISYATGLWLMVLMFIGASPGSTGGGVKTTTFALMILSVISIIKGRDEVEVYKSSISQRVIKKVMALIAISVGILIGAILILCITETDAKFIKILFEAFSAFGTVGLSMGLTSKLTIVGKFSIIILMYLGRVGPLTIAFALGEKKFKSSYRYTEGQIAIG, from the coding sequence ATGACACATCAAATTGAACAAAAAAATTCTACCTTAAAATTTTTACAGACTCTTTTATTTCCCCTTGCTTTTCTTTTTATTATTTTCATTTTGGCAGAATATTTTTATCATTTTATTTTCCCCTACTCAACTATCATTACCAATTTTGCTTTATTATTTTTCGTGATTCTCAATCTTTATAAAATTATTTTATTTGAAGCAGATTTGGATTTTCTGAAAAAAAACTTCATAGATATTCTTGCTATTGTGATTTCTATTTTATTTCACAGGCAAATAATAATTTTCCAATTTTTCATCATCCTCAGGCAGGCTTTCATCCTTATTGACATAATTGTTACTTCAGAACCCGCATTATCATTATTTGCTCGTTTCAAAAATCATCCGGCGAAGATGATATTGTTGAGTTTCGCCACTGTAATTATTTTCGGAGCAATTTTTCTATCGTTGCCTATGGCAGCCTCATCCGGAAGAAGCATTGGATTTACAAATGCTATTTTTACATCAACATCTGCCACGTGTGTAACCGGATTGGTGGTGGTGGATACCGGTTCTGTATTTTCACATTTTGGAAAGCTAATAATCCTTCTGCTACTACAAATCGGCGGATTGGGAATTATGACATTTTCAACTGCCTTGATCTTACTTTTTGGCAAAAGAATGAGCGCCGGCGGGGAATCTCTAATGCATGGCATTATTGATGATGTTATTCATAAAAATCTGAACAAATTGGTCAGAACCATCTTATTCACAACCCTAACATTTGAACTAATTGGAGCAGCATTGCTTTTCATCCGATTTCATACTGAATTCGTATCAATTAAAACAGCATTGTGGTATTCTCTTTTCCATTCTGTTTCTGCTTTCTGCAACGCCGGTTTTAGTTTTTATGCAGATAGTTTTGTTAGATTTAGAGGTAATTTGATCATCAATTTCACTATAATGGGATTAATAATTGCAGGAGGGATTGGTTTTTCAGTTTTGATGGATATAAAAAGAATTATCACTCATAAAAAGCCTTTAAGATTCCTCACGCTTCATTCAAAGATAGTTCTAACCGTTACTTTCTTCTTGATAATTACCGGAGCACTTTTAATTTTTCTTTTTGAATACTCGCAAAATTTTTCGCGCATGCCAATCCGACAAGGCTTACTCGCATCTTTATTTCAATCCGTAACCGCACGAACTGCCGGTTTCAATACGATGGATATCGGTAAAATTAGCTATGCTACAGGATTGTGGTTGATGGTTCTTATGTTTATCGGTGCTTCTCCTGGCTCTACCGGCGGAGGGGTAAAAACTACAACCTTTGCTTTAATGATCTTGTCTGTGATTTCAATTATCAAAGGTAGGGATGAGGTGGAAGTTTATAAAAGTTCAATCTCTCAAAGAGTTATTAAAAAAGTCATGGCATTAATAGCTATTTCAGTCGGAATCCTTATTGGTGCTATTTTAATTTTGTGTATTACTGAAACTGATGCAAAATTCATTAAGATTCTATTTGAGGCATTCTCTGCTTTTGGAACAGTTGGGCTTTCAATGGGATTAACATCAAAATTGACAATAGTCGGCAAATTTTCAATTATTATCCTAATGTATCTCGGAAGAGTTGGACCCTTAACAATAGCCTTTGCTCTGGGTGAAAAAAAGTTTAAATCATCCTATCGTTATACTGAAGGGCAAATCGCAATCGGATAA
- a CDS encoding TrkA family potassium uptake protein, with translation MARFAVIGLGNFGYTIIETLIQKGSEVIAIDIDEKKVEEVKIIADNAVCLDCTDENALRSVGIEDVDAVVVGIGNNKEVSILTVAILNKMGISKIYAKVDSELHARILKIMGVTKTIFPEQYVGREIANLLVSQHIFTYMEISKDHTMVEISVPEPFIGKSLINLDVRNKFKISIIAIKYSKPTTDEEGNRVLEEETNILPAADDILEKGDKILVIGRKSDMNNLIQLSEKIEQKKSIQSIKS, from the coding sequence ATGGCACGTTTTGCAGTAATTGGATTGGGTAATTTCGGTTATACAATAATCGAAACCTTGATTCAAAAAGGTTCGGAAGTCATAGCTATTGATATAGATGAAAAAAAAGTAGAAGAAGTAAAAATTATCGCGGACAATGCTGTATGCTTGGATTGCACAGACGAAAATGCTCTGAGATCGGTTGGCATCGAGGATGTAGATGCCGTGGTCGTAGGAATCGGTAACAATAAGGAAGTGAGCATTCTTACTGTCGCAATTTTAAACAAAATGGGTATAAGTAAAATATACGCTAAAGTAGATAGCGAATTGCACGCAAGAATCCTGAAAATAATGGGAGTAACAAAAACAATTTTTCCTGAACAATATGTAGGAAGAGAAATCGCCAATCTTTTGGTTTCACAACATATTTTCACCTATATGGAAATTTCCAAAGATCACACAATGGTCGAAATTTCAGTGCCTGAACCATTCATCGGCAAATCTTTGATAAATCTTGATGTGAGAAATAAATTCAAAATTTCCATAATTGCAATCAAATACTCCAAACCGACTACAGATGAAGAGGGAAATAGAGTTCTCGAAGAGGAAACAAATATATTACCTGCTGCAGATGATATTTTGGAAAAAGGTGATAAAATTTTAGTAATTGGCAGAAAATCCGATATGAATAATCTGATACAATTATCAGAAAAGATTGAGCAAAAAAAATCAATTCAAAGCATTAAATCATAA
- a CDS encoding RluA family pseudouridine synthase, whose amino-acid sequence MANSGTRIDKYLASLNNEELYSRNFIDKLIKKNLVTINNRSIKKSECIHGGETIEIQIPLSPQKNIKAEKIALDIIYEDKYLAIINKPSGMVVHPAPGNYTGTLVNGLLYHYDNLPNPSEKINIRPGIVHRLDKDTSGLLIIAKTKRALSLLTDMFKNREIDKIYLALTMNNFTTKEDTIKTFYGRNLHNRQKMAVRKEGKIAITHYQIIKSFPGFDLTKIHLETGRTHQIRVHFSYIHHPIMADSVYSTKKQTINSMPFTLQNKMNFILANTLFRQALHAHQLEFTHPITKKIIKVTSDLPEDMIKVMRIFKDDIIE is encoded by the coding sequence ATGGCAAACTCTGGAACACGGATTGATAAATATCTTGCATCACTCAATAATGAAGAACTTTACTCACGTAATTTCATTGATAAACTTATCAAAAAAAATCTTGTTACTATCAATAATCGTAGCATAAAAAAGAGTGAGTGCATTCATGGTGGAGAAACAATTGAAATTCAGATTCCTCTTTCCCCTCAAAAAAATATAAAAGCCGAAAAAATCGCTCTGGATATTATTTATGAAGATAAATATCTTGCTATAATAAACAAACCTTCTGGGATGGTAGTCCATCCAGCTCCAGGAAATTACACCGGCACACTCGTAAACGGTTTGCTTTATCACTATGACAATTTACCGAATCCATCCGAAAAAATCAATATACGTCCGGGAATCGTGCACCGTCTTGATAAGGATACATCGGGACTATTGATTATTGCCAAAACAAAACGAGCGCTTTCTTTGCTAACAGATATGTTCAAAAATCGTGAAATTGATAAAATCTATCTTGCCTTAACTATGAATAATTTTACGACGAAAGAAGATACAATAAAAACATTTTACGGAAGAAATCTCCACAATAGACAAAAAATGGCAGTGCGAAAAGAGGGCAAAATAGCGATTACTCATTATCAAATAATAAAATCATTTCCCGGATTTGATCTTACCAAGATTCATCTCGAAACTGGTAGAACCCATCAGATCAGAGTTCATTTTTCATACATTCATCACCCGATTATGGCTGATTCGGTTTATTCCACAAAAAAGCAAACAATAAATTCAATGCCGTTTACTCTTCAAAACAAAATGAATTTTATTCTTGCAAACACGTTATTCAGGCAAGCATTACATGCACATCAATTGGAGTTTACTCACCCTATTACTAAAAAAATAATCAAAGTTACTTCAGATTTACCTGAGGACATGATAAAAGTTATGAGAATTTTTAAAGATGATATAATCGAATAA
- the nifJ gene encoding pyruvate:ferredoxin (flavodoxin) oxidoreductase, translated as MTKKFKAIDGNTAATHVAYAFSEVAAIYPITPSSSMGEMADLWSAQGRKNIFGECLDVIEMQSEGGASGSVHGSLSAGALTTTFTASQGLMLMLPNMHKIAGEMLPTVFHVSARSLACQALSIFGDHSDVMSARNTGFALMAAGSIQETMDLAVVSHLSTLKSQIPFVNFFDGFRTSNEIQKVEILPYEKMAELLEMKYVERFRKGAMNPEAPFMKVGAQNPDVYFQGREAVNKYYVVAPEIVQEYMDKFAEKFGRHYHLFDYVGAPDAEKILISMGTSTETIEETVNYLTGKGEKVGAIKVRLYRPFSAKALISAIPESVKKIAVLDRTKEPGSLGEPLYLDIATALRGKDIEVIGGRYGLSSKEFTPTMVRDTFDHLDEKGTTGFTVGINDDVTNTSIKVKEEIDAEPKGVIRCKFWGYGSDGTVGANKNSIKIIGDNTDKYAQGYFQYDSKKSGGVTISHLRFGDNKIQSQYLLNNVDFVALHKDSYIGRYDILDGISEGGTFLLNSSWNPNEVFDNLTEEMQKTIIEKKIKVYNIDALKIAQSVGLGSRINTVMQVAFFKISGVLPEDEAIKLIKDAIYKTFIKKGQNVVDMNWKAVNESVEAIEKVTIPAIITESAPVPQLIPDDAEDFAKDVIEPIMHFKGDTIPVSKMPYDGKVPTATTRLEKRGVSPTVPTWDAEKCIQCNKCVLVCPHSAIRAKQIEEKSLTEVPNGFNTIKSNTKNGKNLLYKLQVYIEDCVGCDNCVNTCPVDALRMIPLDEARKDNEVEKALFFDELPENILDGTKRLSVKGSQLLMPYFEFSGACGGCGETPYIKLATQLFGDRMVIANATGCSSIYGGTFPTMPYCKDKDGKGPTWANSLFEDNAEYGYGMRLAVNANRKQLKSNIEKLLKIGTSTELSEALQKSLELWDSIEEDAKIAAKNVKQILPETLDSASDSTKPVIKKIIELKNYIVDKSVWSIGGDGWAYDIGYGGLDHVLAGNKNINVLVLDTEVYSNTGGQASKATPTGSVAKFASAGKRTKKKDLGRMALTYGYVYVAQIAMGANNNQCLKAIAEAEAYKGPSLIIAYSPCINHGCNMKDTQAEEKLAVDTGYWNLYRYNPDLKNEGKNPFTLDSKEPKMEYQKFLDAEVRYRTLAQQYPEIAKRLFKQAAAEAKERYEIYKRMAEK; from the coding sequence ATGACAAAGAAGTTTAAAGCGATTGATGGAAACACAGCTGCCACCCATGTTGCTTATGCATTCAGTGAAGTTGCAGCGATTTATCCGATAACACCATCATCATCTATGGGTGAAATGGCTGACCTTTGGTCTGCCCAAGGTCGGAAAAATATTTTTGGTGAATGTCTTGATGTGATTGAAATGCAATCTGAGGGCGGAGCATCAGGTTCTGTTCATGGTTCTCTTTCCGCCGGTGCATTGACTACAACTTTCACCGCATCACAAGGACTTATGCTGATGCTACCGAATATGCACAAAATTGCAGGTGAAATGCTCCCAACAGTTTTTCACGTATCCGCTCGTTCTCTAGCGTGTCAAGCCCTATCAATTTTTGGCGACCATTCTGATGTGATGTCAGCCAGAAATACCGGCTTTGCCCTAATGGCTGCCGGTTCGATTCAGGAAACAATGGATTTAGCGGTCGTCTCTCATCTTTCTACTTTGAAATCGCAAATTCCATTTGTTAATTTTTTTGACGGATTTCGCACATCGAATGAAATCCAAAAGGTAGAAATTCTTCCCTACGAAAAAATGGCAGAATTACTTGAAATGAAATATGTGGAAAGATTTCGAAAAGGCGCTATGAATCCGGAAGCCCCCTTTATGAAGGTTGGAGCACAAAATCCGGATGTCTATTTTCAGGGAAGAGAAGCAGTTAATAAATATTATGTAGTTGCTCCCGAAATTGTGCAAGAATATATGGATAAATTTGCGGAAAAATTCGGTCGCCATTATCATCTTTTCGATTATGTTGGTGCTCCTGATGCCGAAAAGATTCTGATTTCAATGGGAACATCCACAGAGACTATTGAAGAAACGGTTAATTACTTAACCGGCAAAGGTGAAAAGGTTGGAGCAATAAAAGTCAGACTCTATCGTCCCTTCTCGGCAAAAGCACTTATTTCTGCAATTCCCGAATCAGTAAAGAAAATTGCTGTTCTCGACCGAACAAAAGAACCGGGCTCCTTAGGTGAACCTTTGTATCTTGATATTGCTACGGCTCTTAGAGGCAAAGACATCGAAGTTATCGGCGGTCGCTACGGATTATCTTCTAAGGAATTTACTCCCACAATGGTAAGAGATACTTTTGATCATCTTGATGAAAAAGGAACGACCGGATTTACAGTCGGAATAAATGATGACGTTACTAACACCTCTATAAAAGTTAAAGAAGAAATTGATGCGGAACCAAAAGGTGTGATTCGTTGCAAATTCTGGGGTTATGGTTCGGATGGAACTGTAGGCGCAAATAAAAATTCGATAAAAATTATTGGCGATAATACTGATAAATATGCACAAGGTTATTTCCAATATGATTCAAAAAAATCAGGTGGTGTTACGATTTCTCACTTGCGTTTTGGCGATAATAAAATTCAATCACAATATCTCCTAAATAATGTGGACTTTGTAGCCCTTCACAAAGATTCATATATTGGACGATATGATATTCTGGACGGTATAAGTGAAGGTGGAACATTTTTGCTGAATTCCTCTTGGAACCCAAATGAAGTTTTTGATAATCTTACAGAAGAAATGCAGAAAACTATTATTGAGAAAAAGATAAAAGTTTACAATATTGACGCCCTAAAAATTGCACAATCCGTTGGACTCGGAAGTAGGATAAATACTGTTATGCAAGTTGCATTTTTCAAAATTTCCGGTGTTCTTCCTGAAGATGAGGCAATAAAATTAATCAAAGATGCGATCTATAAAACCTTTATCAAGAAAGGTCAAAATGTTGTTGATATGAATTGGAAAGCGGTTAATGAATCTGTCGAAGCAATCGAAAAAGTTACTATTCCAGCAATAATTACAGAATCTGCTCCGGTACCCCAGCTCATTCCTGACGACGCAGAAGATTTCGCCAAAGATGTTATCGAACCGATCATGCATTTTAAAGGGGATACGATTCCTGTTTCCAAAATGCCTTATGACGGAAAAGTCCCCACAGCAACTACTCGGCTGGAAAAACGTGGAGTTTCTCCAACAGTGCCAACATGGGATGCGGAAAAATGTATTCAGTGCAATAAATGTGTTCTAGTTTGCCCCCATTCAGCTATCCGTGCAAAACAGATCGAAGAAAAATCTCTAACGGAAGTACCAAACGGGTTCAACACGATAAAATCCAATACGAAAAACGGCAAGAACCTTTTGTATAAACTTCAAGTTTACATTGAAGATTGCGTTGGTTGTGATAATTGCGTAAATACTTGTCCTGTAGATGCTCTAAGGATGATTCCTTTGGATGAAGCGAGAAAAGATAATGAAGTGGAAAAAGCCCTCTTCTTTGATGAATTACCGGAAAATATTCTTGATGGAACAAAACGTCTTTCTGTAAAAGGCAGTCAACTCCTTATGCCTTATTTTGAATTTAGTGGTGCTTGTGGTGGATGTGGTGAAACTCCTTACATAAAACTAGCTACTCAATTATTCGGTGATAGAATGGTTATTGCTAACGCTACCGGATGTTCTTCAATCTATGGTGGAACTTTTCCGACAATGCCTTATTGTAAAGACAAAGATGGTAAGGGACCTACTTGGGCAAATTCGTTGTTTGAAGATAATGCCGAATACGGTTACGGAATGCGTTTGGCAGTTAATGCAAATCGAAAACAGTTGAAATCCAATATAGAAAAATTGCTTAAAATTGGCACATCGACTGAATTGTCAGAAGCTCTTCAAAAAAGTCTCGAATTGTGGGATTCTATAGAAGAAGATGCTAAGATTGCTGCAAAGAACGTTAAGCAAATTCTTCCGGAAACTCTTGATTCTGCAAGCGACTCGACCAAACCTGTAATCAAGAAAATTATCGAACTAAAAAATTATATAGTTGATAAAAGTGTTTGGAGCATCGGCGGTGATGGATGGGCTTACGATATTGGATATGGTGGACTTGATCATGTGCTTGCCGGTAACAAAAACATCAATGTGCTGGTTCTGGATACGGAAGTTTATTCAAATACCGGTGGTCAGGCTTCAAAAGCTACTCCTACCGGTTCAGTAGCAAAATTTGCTTCAGCAGGAAAACGCACTAAGAAAAAAGATCTCGGTAGAATGGCGTTAACTTACGGATATGTTTATGTGGCGCAAATTGCTATGGGTGCAAATAATAATCAGTGCCTGAAAGCTATTGCAGAAGCTGAAGCATATAAAGGTCCTTCGCTGATAATTGCGTATTCCCCATGCATCAATCATGGTTGCAACATGAAAGATACTCAAGCAGAAGAAAAATTGGCTGTTGACACGGGATATTGGAATCTGTATCGTTATAATCCTGATTTGAAAAATGAGGGTAAAAATCCATTTACACTTGACTCCAAAGAACCAAAGATGGAATATCAAAAATTTCTTGATGCTGAAGTTCGTTACCGCACCCTCGCACAGCAGTATCCGGAAATTGCCAAAAGGTTATTCAAACAAGCCGCTGCCGAAGCAAAAGAAAGATATGAAATCTATAAGCGAATGGCAGAGAAATAA
- a CDS encoding peptidoglycan DD-metalloendopeptidase family protein, translating to MKKKIIIRILMFSFLVFSFAFGDIVVKSEKRIQELSTQIESEQKKLKSLGNDKNFQQAKINKIQFNINQLQNKLDDLILHQNLAQNELEVINAILHKSNEEISANSFLLNKIIQNLFLKNNSALIYENSVQTNLKQNLLGLCSQNIVANIDSIFAFYISKQNEGNEQKQVVADLSKMIQSDRNEFNYSVGRRHSEREELHLIEKIENGYSSRIDELKNGISRLENFILQHEAEKTGKKYSFSFEEGISWPIRGELLMKFGTNQTGKHTSLKNEGILIYSQNGSPVKSIASGVVAYANWFEKKGNLVIIDHKNGFYSLYGFNEKLIVTRGETIEKGQIISYSGSNPFIEKDCLYFELRKAGHPIDPLEYLE from the coding sequence ATGAAAAAAAAAATAATTATACGAATCTTAATGTTTTCGTTTCTTGTTTTTAGCTTTGCATTTGGCGATATTGTTGTCAAGTCCGAGAAACGTATTCAAGAATTATCAACTCAAATTGAGAGTGAGCAAAAAAAATTAAAAAGTTTGGGAAACGATAAAAACTTTCAACAAGCAAAAATAAATAAAATTCAATTCAACATTAATCAATTGCAAAATAAACTTGACGATCTCATTCTACATCAAAATTTAGCTCAAAATGAACTGGAAGTAATAAATGCAATTCTGCATAAAAGCAATGAAGAAATATCTGCAAATTCTTTTTTACTAAATAAAATAATACAAAATCTATTTCTCAAAAATAATTCTGCATTAATCTACGAAAATTCTGTTCAAACCAATCTGAAACAAAATCTTCTTGGTCTTTGTTCCCAAAATATTGTTGCAAATATTGATAGTATTTTTGCCTTTTATATTTCCAAACAAAATGAAGGCAACGAACAAAAGCAAGTAGTTGCCGATCTAAGCAAAATGATTCAATCTGATAGAAACGAGTTTAATTATTCTGTGGGCAGAAGACATTCAGAAAGAGAAGAATTGCATCTTATTGAAAAAATTGAGAATGGTTATAGCTCTCGAATAGATGAACTCAAAAATGGAATCAGCAGGTTAGAAAATTTTATATTGCAACATGAAGCAGAAAAAACAGGAAAAAAATATTCTTTTTCTTTTGAAGAAGGAATTTCTTGGCCTATAAGAGGTGAGCTGCTCATGAAATTCGGAACAAATCAAACAGGCAAACATACTTCTTTGAAAAATGAGGGAATTCTCATTTATAGCCAAAACGGATCACCCGTCAAATCAATAGCATCCGGTGTAGTGGCATATGCAAATTGGTTTGAAAAAAAAGGAAACCTTGTTATTATTGACCATAAAAATGGATTTTACAGCTTATATGGCTTTAATGAAAAATTAATCGTAACACGAGGAGAGACTATTGAGAAAGGGCAAATCATTTCCTATTCCGGTTCAAATCCTTTCATTGAGAAAGATTGCTTGTATTTTGAGCTTCGCAAAGCAGGGCATCCGATTGATCCTCTTGAATATTTGGAGTAA
- a CDS encoding endonuclease domain-containing protein codes for MDKKIIELARKFRKKSTKAENIFWQAVRNRKIMGKKFNRQYPLEFIYLNMKRHFIADFYCHSSKLIVEIDGGIHEKQKEYDRHRTEIINQLGIKIIRFNNEKVENELDAVLEELKEQLTTHPQTPSLEKRGSCSPSL; via the coding sequence ATGGACAAAAAGATAATAGAACTTGCAAGAAAATTTCGTAAGAAAAGCACAAAGGCAGAAAATATTTTCTGGCAAGCAGTAAGGAATCGAAAGATAATGGGAAAAAAATTTAATCGCCAGTATCCGTTAGAATTCATTTACTTAAATATGAAAAGGCATTTTATCGCGGATTTTTATTGTCATTCTTCTAAATTAATAGTTGAAATAGATGGCGGGATTCACGAAAAGCAAAAAGAATATGACCGACATCGAACCGAAATTATTAATCAATTGGGAATTAAAATTATTAGATTTAACAATGAAAAAGTCGAAAATGAATTAGATGCTGTATTAGAAGAATTGAAGGAACAATTAACAACTCACCCCCAAACCCCCTCTCTTGAAAAAAGAGGGAGCTGTTCACCTTCTCTTTGA
- a CDS encoding L-threonylcarbamoyladenylate synthase, translating to MKKIYFSKINNLAKIAEASEILENDGILIHPTENLYGFGASIFSNTAIQKISEMKNRENQMGFIILIGSKNQLNLLVDEIGELEKKAMLNYWPGPLTIILKAKKKFWTSPFCKNKTVAVRLVGNPITREIITKFGKAIISTSVNVSGEKVLLSTDNIANRFGKFVDGFVIDNVHKFFNQPSTIIKFENNHLIILREGAKKICLNC from the coding sequence ATGAAAAAAATCTATTTTAGCAAAATCAATAATTTAGCAAAAATCGCAGAAGCTTCTGAAATCTTAGAAAATGATGGAATATTGATTCATCCTACCGAAAATTTATATGGGTTTGGCGCATCTATTTTTTCCAATACTGCTATTCAGAAAATTTCTGAAATGAAAAATCGTGAAAATCAAATGGGATTCATCATTTTAATTGGCTCCAAAAATCAACTAAATCTGCTTGTTGATGAAATTGGAGAATTGGAAAAAAAAGCCATGTTAAATTATTGGCCTGGTCCACTCACGATTATACTAAAAGCAAAAAAAAAATTTTGGACAAGTCCGTTTTGCAAAAACAAAACCGTTGCAGTTCGACTGGTTGGAAATCCGATCACAAGAGAAATTATCACAAAATTCGGAAAAGCGATCATTAGCACGAGCGTTAATGTATCAGGTGAGAAAGTTTTATTATCTACCGATAACATCGCCAATAGATTCGGTAAATTTGTAGATGGATTTGTGATTGATAATGTTCATAAATTTTTTAATCAGCCTTCAACAATTATTAAATTTGAAAATAATCATTTGATAATTTTACGGGAAGGCGCTAAGAAAATCTGTTTAAATTGTTAA
- the nuoE gene encoding NADH-quinone oxidoreductase subunit NuoE produces the protein MNVSEIDIIDLTIREFEGKKGVLIPLLQKVQEKLGFLSNKTIREISKQTSIPVSVIYGVVTFYTQFRTKPIGKNLIRVCHGTACHVANAPKISEAIYTELGIEPNGTTEDLKFTVEEVACLGCCSLAPAMMINEKTYGRLTPAKTRKILDTYR, from the coding sequence ATGAATGTTAGTGAGATAGATATAATCGATTTGACAATTAGAGAATTTGAGGGTAAAAAAGGCGTTCTTATTCCCTTATTACAAAAGGTTCAAGAAAAGTTGGGTTTTCTTTCCAATAAAACAATTCGGGAAATTTCAAAACAAACTTCTATTCCGGTTTCCGTAATCTATGGAGTAGTAACTTTTTACACGCAATTCCGCACAAAACCAATAGGAAAAAACCTTATACGAGTTTGCCACGGAACAGCCTGCCATGTTGCAAATGCTCCAAAAATTTCTGAAGCCATTTATACCGAACTTGGGATTGAGCCAAATGGAACTACCGAGGACTTAAAATTCACAGTAGAAGAAGTTGCATGTTTGGGATGCTGCAGTTTGGCACCGGCAATGATGATCAATGAAAAAACTTATGGCAGACTAACCCCTGCTAAAACAAGAAAAATTTTAGATACTTATCGTTAA